The region CTTGGCGACAACCACTGTATTGTCAAAGCCATGAGCTTGTTTCGCCATTATTTGTCACCTGCCTTTCTGCCTTTTTTCGTTTCTTGCACTTCTTCAAACCCCAGAGTTTTCAGCTCCTTGGCGAATAACTTGTCATCTGTCTCGATGACATAACCCTCAGAAACTTCATGGTACTCTGGGAAAAGAATGCGAAACTTCCTTTTACCGTTGTAAATGAGCTTCATATTCACACCTCGCTTATGTGAAACGCTTAATAATTTGAACGTTGAGGCGAGCTCCTTGCAGGAAGGACGCTTCTCCTTGTTGTACCGTTCCAAACTCAGCCACGTCATCAATAGACAAGTAGTGGCAAACTCCTCCAAGAGTTTTGTCTTGTTCGATAGCGTCCTCAACAAGCTCCAGAAGCCTTAGACATTCGCTTTCAGCGTCCTCAGCGTCGAGAATATCGACGTAGACCCAGACTACCATATCAAGCTCGAGTTGCTTCACTCCAACCCCTACCTTGGGTTTTCTGCGTGAGCTTATCTCGAGCGCAACCGCTGGAAAGAAAGCGATATTTTGATAGGGTACTGGGTAAACCTCGATATTTTCTCCGACGCTCTGCAAATAGTTCTTAATTTGTTGTCTCAAGGCTTCTTTAATCTCTCGGTACATTCCAACATTTTGAGCCATTATTCAGTCAGCTCCTTTACATAGTCCCCAAAAATGCGCTTAATGACTTGTTCGTCCTTGGAATCGAAGTAGAGGAAAGGTCTTGGCGGGACATATCCAAACTTCGTTCGACCACCAAAGTTATGGAGTGGGGCATAAATGAGGTTTGTTCCGTATTGAAGTTTATTTTTACTTACTCGCTTAATCGCTCTGGAAGTGACTGACTGCTTGAGTCTGCCAGTATCATTGAGAGGTTTTCCACCTATACGGTGAGGGTGCCACTTGAGGGTTGCAGGGGAGAGAGGTTTCCATCTAGCTTGACGGAAACGAGTTCCAATAGACTTCTCCATGTAAGTACCAGACTGCTTGAGAGGCTTAGTA is a window of Geobacillus kaustophilus DNA encoding:
- a CDS encoding phage virion morphogenesis protein, which codes for MAVSINIRVELNGLDKRLEKFQDMDFTKPLKQSGTYMEKSIGTRFRQARWKPLSPATLKWHPHRIGGKPLNDTGRLKQSVTSRAIKRVSKNKLQYGTNLIYAPLHNFGGRTKFGYVPPRPFLYFDSKDEQVIKRIFGDYVKELTE